From Coffea arabica cultivar ET-39 chromosome 2e, Coffea Arabica ET-39 HiFi, whole genome shotgun sequence, the proteins below share one genomic window:
- the LOC113731154 gene encoding protein NUCLEAR FUSION DEFECTIVE 4-like, whose protein sequence is MGTFSLPSPTSPAGKWLGFVTAVWVQSISGNNYTFSNYSDALKSLMALTQLQLNNLSVAKDIGKAFGILAGIASDRLPTPIILLIGCVEGFVGYGVQWLVVSGRIQPLPYWAMCVFLCMGGNSTTWMNTAILVTCMRNFRKNRGPVSGIMKGYVGLSTAIFTDICSALFSDDPASFLLMLTVVPFVVCLAAIAFLREIPPSSTASEEKEETKYFGIINVIAVVIAVYLLAFDVSGIHGRLISQIFAAVLLVLLASPLAVPIYLVLKDLARSPASEKLDVEGNAAREPLLLAEETVGVVVVVEEKKKAGERGAAVVEGKKKPAIGEDHTIWEALKTVEFGILFVSFLCGVGTGLAVMNNMGQMGLALGYVDVSIFVSLTSIWGFFGRILSGWVSEHFIRKAGTPRPIWNAASQILMAVGYVVMAMALPGSLYIGSAVVGICYGVRLAVTVPTASELFGLKYYGLIYNILILNLPLGSFLFSGLLAGFLYDSQATPTAGGGNTCIGAHCYRLVFVVMAIACVVGFGLDVLLAIRTKALYTKIHASRKSKKTAATS, encoded by the exons ATGGGTACTTTCTCCTTGCCGTCTCCGACATCCCCAGCTGGCAAATGGCTGGGGTTCGTGACCGCCGTTTGGGTCCAATCCATCTCCGGCAACAACTATACCTTCTCCAATTACTCCGACGCCCTCAAATCACTCATGGCCCTCACTCAGCTCCAACTCAACAACCTCTCAGTCGCCAAGGACATTGGCAAGGCCTTCGGCATCCTCGCCGGCATAGCCTCCGACCGCTTGCCCACTCCCATAATCCTTCTCATCGGCTGCGTCGAAGGCTTCGTCGGCTACGGCGTCCAGTGGCTGGTGGTTAGCGGCCGCATCCAACCCCTCCCCTACTGGGCCATGTGCGTATTCTTGTGCATGGGAGGCAACAGTACCACCTGGATGAACACGGCCATCCTGGTAACTTGCATGCGTAATTTTCGCAAAAATCGCGGCCCAGTTTCGGGAATCATGAAGGGCTACGTGGGTTTGAGCACCGCAATTTTTACAGATATCTGTTCGGCTTTATTCTCGGACGACCCGGCATCTTTTCTACTCATGCTCACGGTCGTCCCCTTCGTTGTTTGCCTGGCTGCTATTGCTTTTCTCCGGGAAATCCCTCCTTCATCCACGGCGAgcgaagaaaaagaagagactAAGTACTTCGGAATCATAAACGTGATTGCGGTGGTCATCGCAGTTTATTTACTGGCATTCGACGTGTCAGGGATTCATGGCCGTTTGATTTCGCAGATCTTTGCGGCGGTGCTGTTGGTGCTGCTGGCATCGCCTCTGGCGGTTCCTATTTACCTTGTGCTGAAGGATTTAGCCAGGTCCCCGGCTTCGGAAAAGTTAGACGTGGAGGGGAATGCTGCGAGGGAACCACTGCTGCTAGCTGAAGAAACGGttggggtggtggtggtggtggaggagaagaagaaggcGGGGGAGAGAGGGGCGGCAGTGGTGGAGGGGAAAAAGAAGCCCGCAATCGGAGAAGATCACACAATATGGGAGGCGTTGAAGACGGTGGAGTTTGGGATATTGTTTGTGTCATTCCTGTGTGGAGTCGGGACGGGGCTAGCGGTGATGAATAACATGGGCCAAATGGGATTGGCCCTGGGTTATGTGGACGTGTCCATTTTCGTGTCTCTGACTAGCATTTGGGGATTTTTCGGGCGGATTCTTTCGGGTTGGGTCTCGGAGCACTTCATCAG GAAGGCTGGAACACCAAGGCCTATTTGGAATGCAGCATCTCAGATTTTAATGGCTGTTGGATACGTAGTGATGGCCATGGCTTTACCAGGTTCCCTCTACATTGGCTCTGCAGTTGTTGGGATTTGCTATGGGGTTCGTCTGGCTGTGACGGTGCCAACCGCTTCTGAGTTATTCGGCCTCAAGTATTATGGTTTGATCTACAACATTCTAATCCTCAACCTACCACTGGGCTCCTTCCTCTTCTCTGGCTTGCTTGCTGGTTTCCTCTATGATTCCCAGGCCACTCCAACGGCAGGAGGAGGCAACACTTGCATAGGTGCCCACTGTTACAGGCTTGTGTTTGTGGTTATGGCCATTGCATGCGTTGTTGGTTTTGGTCTGGATGTATTACTAGCCATCAGAACAAAAGCTCTGTACACCAAAATTCACGCCAGCAGGAAATCAAAGAAGACTGCTGCCACATCCTAA